The Thalassotalea sp. LPB0316 nucleotide sequence AAAATGCGCGAGCGACCAACGCTAACAAAATCGTAATACTGGCCCAGTGATTCAATATCACCACTGAAAATCGCAGGAATTGGCCCTGAGATTTGATTGGTCGCTAACGAATATGCCGGCAAGCCTGGCTCGATATAACTAACAATTTGCCCCTTGCGCAGAATATCTTTTCGCGGACCATTTAACAAAGAGAGTATTTCGAGTTGTTCGCCCTCTTCATCGATACCATGAGCCCAATGATAAGGCTCGGCTTGATTATTTTTGACCACCACAAAAGCAGTTGAGAAATGACGTTGATTAAGGGTTTCAGAAAGGCGATTCAACCAAGCACTGGCGTCTTGGTTGTCATTTGCTATTGAGCTAAAAGCGCTCAATAGCAAAGATAAAACTAACACATACTTCATTAATTATTTTCTACTTCAGCTTCTTTTTCTTCAACAGGTGACTGCTCAGACTCAGTTGCTTGAGATAATAACTTAATTTGTTGCTGATGATCAGCTAATAATGCTTGAAATCGACGTTGCTGCTCAATGTAAGCTTGTTTTTGCGAAACCGTTGGCTGATTAACATTGTAACTTACGGGGCTAGTAATACCTGAAATAGGTGTAGTTTGCGCTACTTGACTCGGTGAAAACGGCTCATTTTGATTAACGTTTTGTTGGACACCTAAGATCATTAAACCCGCGGCCGATGCAGCAATCGCCACTTGCCCAGCAGGCTTGATAAATTGTACTAAGTTGGTTTTGATTTTCTGGCCAAATGACGGCTTAGCTTTCGGTGCAAGCACTGTCGGTTCAAGGGCAATAGCGTCGGCTATGCTTTGCGACACATCGATAAGTTGTTCACCAGATGATTCGTTACGAATGGCATCACCCGTGAGGTGATATTGCTTCCAAGTATCAGACAAAGTTTCATCAGCTAAGATTGCGTCTAACTGAGCTTCAACATCATCAATATTGTCTAACTCGTTATCTACAATGGCTGACATTGTCTCAAACTTATTTTCACTCATACATTTTACCTTTTTTCTCTTAGCGTCGAAGTAATGGTCTTATTTGTTTTTCAACGGCTTCACGCGCTCTAAAAATTCGTGACCTTACGGTGCCCACAGGACAATCCATTTCAATCGCTATTTCTTCATAACTTAAGCCATCTAATTCGCGAAGTTTAATGGCTACTCGCAAATCTTCTGGTAATTTTTCTATCGTCCGAAACAACACTTCTT carries:
- a CDS encoding sigma-E factor negative regulatory protein, yielding MSENKFETMSAIVDNELDNIDDVEAQLDAILADETLSDTWKQYHLTGDAIRNESSGEQLIDVSQSIADAIALEPTVLAPKAKPSFGQKIKTNLVQFIKPAGQVAIAASAAGLMILGVQQNVNQNEPFSPSQVAQTTPISGITSPVSYNVNQPTVSQKQAYIEQQRRFQALLADHQQQIKLLSQATESEQSPVEEKEAEVENN